From Aedes albopictus strain Foshan chromosome 1, AalbF5, whole genome shotgun sequence, one genomic window encodes:
- the LOC109402222 gene encoding dolichyl-diphosphooligosaccharide--protein glycosyltransferase subunit STT3A encodes MEHVSKLRMNLEKQESLVKLGILTTAAILSFSTRLFSVLRFESVIHEFDPYFNYRTTKFLAEQGFYNFHNWFDDRAWYPLGRIIGGTIYPGLMVTSATLYRIMWLLNITVDIRNVCVFLAPFFSSLTTIVTYLLTKEIYTTGAGLVAAAMISIVPGYISRSVAGSYDNEGIAIFCMLLTYYMWIKAVKTGAIFWATMAALAYFYMVSSWGGYVFLINLIPLHVLALMATGRFTHRVYIAYSTLYTIGTILSMQISFVGFQPVQSSEHMLAFGVFGLCQLHAFVDYVRSRVSKEHFEILFNALVVSIATITVLLSLILTLTGKISPWTGRFYSLLDPSYAKNHIPIIASVSEHQPTSWSSFYFDLQILVFLFPAGLYFCFSKLSDANIFIILYGVTSIYFAGVMVRLMLVLAPVMCVLSGIAISHLLSKYIRNVDTSGSSAGGSKPLDAKKAKKFEQQSPMKSEIANAFVVVITLLLITYTFHCTWVTSEAYSSPSIVLSARSHDGGRIIFDDFREAYYWLKMNTPEDARVMSWWDYGYQITAMANRTILVDNNTWNNTHISRVGQAMASTEDKAYEIMKELDVDYVLVIFGGLTGYSSDDINKFLWMVRIGGSTDRGAHIKETDYYATSGDFRIDKEGSPTLLNCLMYKMCYYRFGQVYTEGGKAPGYDRVRGAEIGNKDFELDVLEEAYTTEHWLVRIYKVKDLSNRGV; translated from the exons CATTCTCAACGCGTCTATTCTCGGTGCTGCGATTCGAGAGCGTTATCCATGAGTTCGATCCGTATTTCAACTATCGAACCACAAAGTTCCTGGCCGAGCAGGGATTCTACAACTTTCACAACTGGTTCGATGACCGAGCGTGGTACCCGTTGGGCCGTATCATCGGCGGTACCATCTACCCGGGACTGATGGTGACCTCGGCCACCCTGTACCGAATCATGTGGTTGCTGAACATCACCGTGGACATCCGGAATGTCTGCGTGTTCCTGGCGCCCTTCTTCTCGTCGCTGACTACGATCGTGACGTATCTGTTGACGAAGGAAATCTACACCACCGGGGCCGGCCTGGTGGCAGCAGCAATGATCTCTATCGTTCCGGGATACATCTCCCGTTCGGTGGCCGGTTCCTATGACAACGAAGGTATCGCCATCTTCTGTATGCTGTTGACCTACTACATGTGGATCAAGGCGGTGAAAACGGGAGCCATTTTCTGGGCTACGATGGCTGCGCTGGCCTACTTCTACATGGTTTCCTCCTGGGGAGGCTACGTGTTCCTGATCAACTTGATTCCGCTGCACGTACTGGCTCTGATGGCCACCGGCCGGTTCACGCACCGGGTGTACATCGCCTACAGCACTTTGTACACCATCGGAACGATCCTGTCGATGCAGATCTCCTTCGTCGGATTCCAACCCGTCCAAAGCTCGGAACATATGCTGGCCTTCGGCGTGTTCGGCCTGTGTCAGTTGCACGCCTTCGTCGATTACGTACGCTCCCGGGTTTCCAAAGAGCACTTCGAAATCCTGTTCAACGCACTGGTGGTGTCCATTGCCACGATCACCGTCCTGCTGAGTCTGATTCTTACCCTGACCGGTAAGATTTCCCCGTGGACCGGACGGTTCTACTCCCTTCTGGATCCGTCCTACGCCAAGAATCACATTCCCATCATCGCTTCCGTCTCGGAACATCAGCCGACCTCGTGGTCGTCGTTCTACTTCGACCTGCAGATACTGGTGTTCCTGTTTCCGGCCGGTTTGTACTTCTGCTTTTCGAAGCTATCCGACGCCAATATTTTCATCATCCTGTACGGAGTTACGTCCATCTACTTTGCG GGTGTCATGGTGCGTTTGATGTTGGTCCTCGCGCCGGTGATGTGCGTCCTTTCGGGTATTGCTATCTCGCACCTGTTGAGTAAGTACATCCGCAACGTGGATACCAGTGGAAGCAGTGCGGGTGGTTCCAAGCCACTCGATGCCAAGAAGGCCAAAAAGTTCGAACAGCAGTCGCCGATGAAGAGTGAAATCGCCAACGCATTCGTGGTGGTCATTACGCTGCTGCTGATTACGTATACATTCCACTGCACGTGGGTCACCTCGGAGGCGTACAGTTCTCCCAGTATTGTGCTGAGCGCTCGGTCCCACGATGGAGGACGGATCATCTTCGATGACTTCCGCGAGGCTTACTACTGGCTCAAAATGAACACACCGGAG GATGCTCGCGTCATGTCGTGGTGGGATTACGGCTACCAGATAACGGCCATGGCAAACCGGACCATTCTGGTGGACAACAACACGTGGAACAATACGCACATTTCACGGGTCGGCCAAGCGATGGCCTCGACTGAAGACAAGGCTTATGAGATTATGAAGGAACTGGACGTCGACTATGTGCTGGTAATCTTCGGCGGTCTGACGGGGTATTCCTCCGATG ACATCAACAAGTTCCTGTGGATGGTGCGCATCGGTGGTAGCACCGACCGCGGTGCCCACATCAAGGAAACCGACTACTACGCCACGAGCGGTGATTTCCGCATCGACAAGGAAGGCTCGCCTACTTTGCTCAACTGTTTGATGTACAAAATGTGCTACTACCGGTTCGGTCAGGTGTATACCGAAGGCGGTAAGGCACCCGGATACGATCGGGTCCGCGGAGCCGAAATTGGCAACAAAGACTTCGAGCTGGACGTGCTGGAGGAAGCCTACACGACCGAACACTGGTTGGTACGAATCTACAAGGTGAAAGACTTGAGCAATAGGGGTGTTTAA